The region TCTGGCCTTTGTGCGATTTTGGGACTTGCGATTTTTTATACAGCGAGCGAACAATTCGTTTTATTAAAAATAAATCTTAGCCCAGATGGTAGCGGCTTGCCGAAGGCAAGTTGCACAGTGAGCACTCCTGTGCGAACGGAGCAATGTAGCGAGAGCGAAACCGCGCACAGCTGGTCGAGTAAAGTTTTGTGCTTCTTATATCATTTAATTTTTTTTAAGGCGAAAACATAATATTGCAAAGCGCTGAAATTGTTTTTTTATTGTGCTATATTTTTTTTATGACGGAATCTAAAGATTTTGAGTCTTGGACTTCTTATAACCAGTGGCTCATTGAAAATTACGATGTTTACAGCGTTACGAATATTGAAGATACAAACGGAAAAATCAAGGCGTATTTTATGACCAAAGAGGAATGGTTAAAAGAAGCAAAGCGGTTGGAAGCAGAGCAGAATTAGCGATTTTTGCGGATCTTTGAAGATTTTTGAAAATCGGCGGATTTTTGAAAGTCGGCGGATTTTAATTTTGCAAATGGCGAAAAGCGATATCGGTGGATTTTAATTTTGCAGACTTTTGCGTTTTATTTGTTTGAACATTTCGCTCACAATTTTTTTATCAATTCTTTTGCGTTTTCGTAAAAAATTTTTTCCATCTTTTGTGCGTAGGTGTTGTTCAAATCTTCAAGGTTTTCCAAAAGTTCATCTTTCGTTTTTGCTGTGAGTATGAGTTCGCAATAGCCTCGTTCTCTAAGCTGTTGTGCTGCTAAATTTTTTATTTCGTATACTTTTTTTATATAGGATTTTTTTAAAAATTCTTTGCTTTCGTATTCATCTGCAAGCGAAAGTTTTATGTTGAGCGTAAAATAGTATTTTGATTTTTGCCTTTTTGTGCGAGTTTTTTTTGCGCCGTCGCTTTGCTTTAATAAGAACTGTGCGCTATCTAAAAATGTTTCACAAACGGTTTTTCCTTGCATGTGAGCGTAAGTCGTTGTCATTCCAGAAAGGCGAGGGTTTATTTCGATTACAAACCAATCTTTTCCGTCAAAAATTAAATCGACTTGTGCAATTCCTTTAAAACGGCAAGCACGCGAAAGATGTTTTAGAATTTTGTTGAGCTTATGTATTTTGTATCGTTTTGAATTTACAGGGCCTGCCTTTTCGCTCTGCTTTGGCGAAGTTATTCCATATTTATTTACGCTGAACAAAAATGGCGGTTCTATTTCGTATACGATTTTTCTGCCTTTGGGTTTTCCTATTATCTGTGTTCCTAAATGCGCGCCTTTTATGAATTCTTCTACGATTTTGTCAGAAGTAAACTTTTTTGATTTTAGGAAATTTTTTACTTGTTCAAAATTTTCAAGAACATCGGTTCCGTAACTGCTAAATCCTGTTGTGTCTTTTATTATGACTGGAAAATTTAGTTCTTCTATCTCGTGCAAAACTGCGGATTTATAGACATTGCTTTTTACAAAAGTTCTGTTTGCCGCGTTTATAAAAAGTTCATGGTGAATGTAGACGGCTTTTGGAGTTTTTATATTGAGTCTTTGCAAAAGATTGTGGGTTTTCCATTTGTCAAAACAGTCGAGTGCAGTTTGAAGATTGTGGCATATTGTTTTTATGCCTTTTTTCTCTAAATATTCTGCAACTAGTGCGTCTTTTGCGGTGAGCCAGTCAAATGGAACTGTGTAAAAAGTTACGGCGATTGCAAGGTCTGGTTTTAGAGTTTCTAAAAAATCTGCAATTTCTTCTTCTTTGTCTTCTTTTATTATTTCGTATTGAACGCTTTTTGCTTTAAATGCTAATTCATCATGCGATAGATCGAGCAGAAACATTCCTGGCAATTGGGTTGCTATTATAAAATCGTATTCTGCATATTTTTTCGCCAAATCTTCAAATTCTTGTGCATAAGTAGGAAAGGTTTTTGAAACTAAATTTTCGTCATAAACCGAAGACGAAGTTGAATAAAACAAAATGCGCATCGCTTAATTATTCTAAAAATTCCCAATGATATTGCAAGAGCTTTCTTGTAAATCAATTTTTTCAAGGAGCAATACGCTATGGGATTTTGCAAAACAAAAGGCGATGTAGGGCAAAGATGACTTTACAGTTTAATCCAAAATTGATGTTGTGTTGTGTAAGGTTCTTAAAATCACTAAACTATGAGGCAAAAATACAGTCGGACTTTTAGCCGCAGCAAAATGGGGTATAAATTGAAAATAAACGGTTCTCAAATTGTAATTGAATGTTTGGTTGAACAGGGAGTTGATACTGTTTTTGGTTATCCTGGAGGAAACATACTCAACATTTACGATGCTCTATACAAAAACTCTAACCGCATTCGACACATTTTAACCGCTCATGAACAAGGAGCTTCGCACGCTGCTGACGGTTATGCTCGCTCAACAGGAAAAGTTGGCGTTTGTATGGCGACTTCTGGTCCTGGAGCTACAAATCTTGTAACAGGAATTGCAACCGCTTATATGGATTCTTCGCCTATCGTTGCTATAACTTGCAACGTTGGGACTTTTTTACTTGGTAAGGATACATTTCAGGAGATAGACATAACTGGAGTAACGCTCCCAATAACGAAGCATAATTTTATGGTAAAGCGGATTGAAGACCTTGCAAGCACTATAAGACAGGCTTTTTTGATTGCAAAGTCTGGTCGTCCGGGACCTGTCCTTGTCGATATTCCAAAAGATATAACAGCACAAGAGTGCGAATTTACTCCTCTACATAAAGGCGACGATGGGGCAAAAGATTTAGTTTTGCACAATGTCAATTTTAAAAGGGTTATGAGCGTAAATGTTCCTTCTGATGAAGAAATTCAAAAAGCTGCTGATTTGATAAATCGATGTGAGCGTCCAATAATATACGCTGGTGGCGGAATAAAAATATCTGGTGCAGAAAGCGAATTGCTGGAACTTGCACAAAAAGCTTGCATTCCTGTTGCAGAAAGCCTGATGGGACGCGATGTATTTCCTGCTACGCATCCGCTTTGCACTTGGATGGTCGGTATGCATGGAACTCGTGCGAGCAATATGGCAGTTACAGAAAGCGATTTGGTTTTGGCTTTGGGTGCGCGTTTTTCTGACAGAGTTATTGGTAAGCCAGAAAAATTTGCTGAACATTCGACAATTTTTCATATCGATATTGACCCAGCTGAGATAAATAAAAATATTCCTACTGGCGGTCAATTGGTTGGGGATTTAAAATCAATTTTAAAAAGACTTTTGCCTCTTGTAGAAAAAAAAGAGCATTCATCTTGGCTTAAAAAGATTGAACAATGGAAGGGTGAAATTCCAAATACTTATAGTGTTGTAAAACAGAATTTTGTAAATCCAAAGTTTATGCTGGAGACTGTGCATAAATATGTTGGCGATGACACTTTTATAACGACAGAAGTCGGTCAGCATCAGATGTGGACGGCTCAATTTTATCCTTTTGCAAAAGCGCGCACTTTTATAACTTCTGGTGGGTTGGGAACGATGGGTTTTGGAACAGGCGCTGCGATGGGTGTTCAAATTGCAAATCCTAATGCGAGGGTTGTGCATATCGCTGGCGATGGCTCTTTTAGAATGAACTGCAATGAGCTTTGCACAATAGCACGTTACAATCTTCCTATTGTAATTGTCCTTGTTGATAACTCGACTTTGGGAAATGTTCGCGTTTGGCAAAAACTTTTTTACGAAAAACGCTACAGCCATACGGATTTAGATTTTGGTCCTGACTGGAAAAAACTCGCAGATGCGTACGGTGTTGGTTATGTAAAGGCAAGTTCAAATGCAGAATTTGAAGATGTTTTTCAAAAAGCGTTTGCTCAAAAAAAGCCTTACATCGTGGATACTATGGTTGATAAGGATGAAATGATTTTGCCGATGGCGATTCCTGGTAAACCAATCGACGAGCAGATGATGGCTTGGGAAAACTGATTTTTCGTTTGAGCAGAATATAAAAAATCGCTATAATGCACAATCATGTCTAAAAACGAAGCTCACGGAGCAATAACACACGACAATCACGCAGCACTTTGGCACGGACGCTTTGCAGAAGGGCCAGATGCCGCTGCTGTAGAATTTGAAACTTCAATTTATGTCGACGAACGCATGGCTTTTGACGATATACAAGGCTCAAAAGCGCATGCAAAGATGCTTTGCAATCAAAAGATAATTTCTCCAAAAGAAAACGAAGAAATTCAGCAGGGGCTTTCTTCTATAGAAAGCGACTTAAAATCTGGCAAACTTTTAATAGATTATTCGGCAGAAGATATCCATTCGTTTATAGAAGCAACTTTAACAGATAGAATTGGCGAAAGCGGAAGAAAGTTGCACACAGGCCGCAGCCGCAACGACCAGATTGCTTTGGACGAGCGCCTTTATCTTAGGCGAGCAATTCCAGATTTGCAAAAAAAGATTGCATCTGTAATAAAAACACTCACAAATATCGCCATTCAGCACAAGGAAACTCTTTTAACAGGATACACTCACATGCAGCATGCACAGCCAGTTACGCTGTGCCATCACCTTTGCGCGTGGGCTTGGATGCTTGTTCGCGACTGGCAAAGGCTTTCTGACAGTCTAAAAAGAATTTCAACTTCTCCATTGGGAAGCGGTGCACTTGCAGGTTCTGGTTTAAATTTAGACAGAAAAAGCGTTGCAAAAGATTTGGGCTTTGAAGGCGTTACAGAAAATTCTTTGGACAGCGTTTCTGACAGGGATTATTGCATAGAATTTACGAGCGATTTTTCAATCTTGCAAATGCACTTGAGCCGCATGTGCGAGGAAATCGTATATTGGTCAACAACAGAATTTGGTTTTGTAGAACTCAGCGAAAAATGGTCGACTGGCTCTTCTATCATGCCGCAGAAAAAAAATCCAGACTTTGCAGAACTCATAAGAGGAAGAACTGGGCGCGTTTACGGTTCGCTTTTTAATCTTTTAACAATGATGAAAGGTCTTCCTTTAAGCTACAACCGCGACATGCAAGAAGATAAAGCACCACTTTTTGAAGCCTTGGATTGCGTAAAAGCAAACCTTACGGTTTTTCAGGAGATGGTTTCTACTGCAAAGTGGAATACTCAAAAAATGGCTTTAAGCTGTGAAGGTGGATTCGCAAACGCTACAGATGTTGCAGATTATCTTGTTACAAAGGGAATGCCTTTTAGAAATGCACACTCAGTTGCGGCTCAATGCGTTCGGCTTGCTTTAGACACAAAACGCAGTGCCATAGAAGAACTTTCTTTGCCAGAATTAAAATCTATAAGTCCACTTTTTGAAGAAGATTTATTTAAAAAGATTACAAGCCATGCGTGTATGAGCGCAAGAGAAACAACAGGTGGGCCAAGCCCTATTCAGACAGAAAAGCAGTGTAAAAAATTGCTTGAGTTCTGTGAAGGTAAATGCTAAAAATGGTTTGCTTTGCAAACTTTAATTATCAAGAATATGGAGATTTTTATGAAAAAAATCGTTTGTTTGCTTTGTGCAAGTCTTGCAGTTTTATTTATAGTAGGCTGTTCAAAAAAAAGCGCAGGGGATAATTCGCTTCAGGATTTGCTTGCAAGAGGAGAATTCGTATTGGGACTCGATGACTCTTTTCCTCCTTTGGGCTTTAGATCGGATTCAAATGAAATTATCGGCTTTGATATCGATTTAGGAAAAGAAGTTGCTTCTCGCCTTGGAGTAAAATTCCGCGCTCAGCCAATAAACTGGGATGCAAAAGAGCAGGAACTTGCAACAGGAAACATAGACTGCATCTGGAACGGTCTTACTATAACAGACGCCAGAAAAAAAGCACTTTCTTTTACAAAGCCTTATTTAAAAAATGCACAGGTTGTTGTTGTAAAAAAGAATTCCAACATCAAAAACTTAAAAGACCTTGCACAAAAGACAATCGGTTTGCAAGCAGGCTCCTCTGCCGCAGATGCAGTTGAAGATTCTGTCGAGTTTAGAAAATCGATAAAATCTATAGTAGAATTTAAAGACAATATCACAGCATTAAACGATTTGGAAATCGGCGGAGTTGACGCGGTTGTAATGGATTTGGTTGTTGCAAACTATGCTATTTCAACATTTTCAAAGCCTTTTGAAGTATTAAAAGAAGGTCTTTTGCCAGAAGAATACGGAATCGCTTTTAGAAAAGGTGATGAAAAGCTTACTCAAAAAGTTCAGTCAATCCTGGAAGAAATGGCAAACGACAAAACAGTAGAAAAAATTTCTACAAAATGGTTTGGCTCTGATATAACAGTGATTGCCAAATAATTTTTAGCCACAAAACATTCCGCAAGTTTTGCTTTAAAAACAGCAGATTTGCGGATAAAAACTATGACACAACTTATAATAACAATGCTTCAGGCCTCAATAGTTTCGCTTGAAGTTTTCTTTTTAACACTTATATTTTCAATTCCGCTCGCTTTGCCAATAACTTTTTTAAGGATGTCGCCTTTAAAAATCGTTTCTTACACGACCAATGCATTTTTGCTGATTGTGCGTGGCACCCCTTTAATGCTCCAGCTAATAGTCGTATATTTTGCACCGTTTTATCTTTTCAATTTTTCGTGGAATCGCTTTACCGCTGCAATAATTGCAATCTCTGTAAACTACGCCTGCTATTTTGCAGAAATATATCGCGGAGGCTTGCTTGCAATTTCAAAAGGGCAGTACGAGGCAGCCAAGGTTTTAGGCTATTCAAAATCGCAGACTTTTTTTAAGATAATTTTGCCACAGGTCGTAAAGACAATAACTCCATCCATGGGTAACGAAGTCATAACCCTTGTAAAAGACACCGCTTTGGTTAGCGTGATTGGCGTCGTAGAACTTTTGCGAACGGCACAAACACATTCGAGCAGACTTTTTAGTACGACGCCAATTTTTATCGCAGGAATTTTTTATTTTGTCATGAACTGGGCAGTTACAGTTTTTTTTATCTATATAGAAAAAAAACTCGACTATTACAAATAGATTTTTGAATTTTTATAAGGGCGCTCGGGCGGGTCTTTCGTGGCTACGCTAACGCTTCGGTGCTTTGCACCGGCAAAGCCGCCACTACAGCCCCTAGCGCAAAAAAGGATACAATGAGCATAATAAGTGTAAAAAATATAAAAAAATCTTTTTCCGACGGAGTGGAAGTTTTAAAAGGAATTTCTTTTGATGTGGAAGAAGGACAAGTTTTAGGAATAATAGGACCTTCAGGTTCTGGAAAATCCACAATGCTCCGCTGTATAGACCAGTTGGAAAAAATCGATTCTGGAACAATCACCATAGCAGGCAGAGACTTAGTTAAAGACGGTCTTTATGCAGATAAAAAAACGCAAAGACAGATACTTTTAGATCTTGGCTTTGTCTTTCAGAATTTTAATCTGTTTCCTCATTATACGGTTTTAAAAAATATAGTAGACCCTCAAGTTACTGTCTTAAAAATTCCCAAAAAACAGGCAGAGCAAAACGCAGTTGCTTTAATTTCTCGTATGGGTTTGGAAGGGAAAGAAGATTTTTGTCCATGTAACCTTTCCGGTGGTCAACAGCAGAGAGTTTCAATAGCGCGCGCACTCGCTTTAAAACCCAAAGTTTTGTTGTTTGATGAGCCAACCAGCGCCTTAGATCCAGAACTCACTGGCGAAATTTTAGAAGTAATAAGACGGCTTGCAAAAGAAAAGATGACAATGATAGTAGTTACGCACGAAATGTCATTTGCCCGCGACACAAGCGATAGCCTAATATTTATGGATGAAGGCCTTATAGTAGAACAAGGCAATCCTCGTTCTTTAATAAATTCCCCACAAACAGCAAGGATGAAAGACTTTTTACGCCGCTTTAACGAAAAATAAGCAAAATATGCTACAATCTTTTTTATGAAAAAAATGGTTGGTCAATCAATTTTAGTTTTAGCAGGAGCGTTGTTTATTTTTTTTATAACTTCCTGTAAACGCCACTTGGAGATGACCTTAGAAGAAATAGAATCCTACAAAGCGTCCTTATCCGACAACATAATATCAAAAACCATCAATAAAGCGTACAAAGGCGAGCCTTTTGTTACAGGGCATTCTGGCGGAGTTTGGAATGACGCAATTACGGCCGACCCAAAAAGTTTTAATCTCTTAATAGCAGAACGCGACGGTTCAACTTCTGGAATTTTAAGCTACACTGTAGATAGCCTTGTCGATTACGATTACATAAAAAAACAGTGGATTCCCCGCCTTGCTTCGTTTGAAATAAAAATAGATGAAAAAAACGACAAACTCGATTTAATTTACACTCTCCGCGATGATATTTACTGGACTTTTTTTAACGATTTAAAACCTCGCGTAAAGTTGACAAGCGATGACGTAATATTTTGGTACGATGAAATTTATGGAGACGAAGAATGTGCTTCATCGGCTTATAACTCTCGCTTTATGGAAATGAGAGACGGCACAACTGGCGAAATCACAATAGAAAAAATCGATGAAAGACGCTTTTCTTTTCACTTTCCACGCATCGTAGCAGAACCTCTGCTTGCAACAAATATGAGTTTTGGGCCTGCTTTTATATATAAAAAAGCAAAACAGGAAGGCGGTGTAAAAGCGGTAAAAGCTTTGTTTTCTGTTGCAACAGATTTAAAAACGCTGCCGAGTTGTGGAAGATATTTTTTAACCGAGTATACGCCTGGCCAGAGACTTGTGTATCAAAAAAATCCTGATTTTTGGGAGCGCGATGAAAAAAATAACAGCATAGTTTATCCGGAAACTATGGTTTGCCATATAATAGGCGACAATAACACTTCCTATCTGCTTTTTAAGCAGGAAAAACTGGAAGATTATTCACCAACTCCAGAACAATTAGAAGAATTGGTTAGAAAATCCAGTAATTATGAAGAAAAAGGCTATTCTGTCTTTGCCGCAGCAGGAAGTCTGGGCGCAAGTTTTTGGACTTTTAATCAAAATCCAAAAAATAAATCATCTTCATATTATGAATGGTTTACAAAAAAACAATTTCGTCAGGCGATGAGTTGTATTTTAAATCGCGAAAGGATAATAAATCAAACTTATCGTGGACTTGCAGAAAGCAAATATACTTTTTTCCCGGAACCAAATAAGTTTTTTAACGCGGATATAATACTTCGCTATCGCTATAATCAGGAGCAGGCAAAGCGCTTGCTAGAAAGTGCAGGATTTTATCAAAAAAGCGATGGATTTTTGTACGACGAATCTGGAATTAAAGTTGAATTTGACCTTACAATCAGTTCGGACAATCAAATTCTAAGCGACATAGCGTTGATAATCGCAGATGAGTGTAAAAAAATCGGCATAACAGTAAACATAAGGCAGACGGATTTTCAAAAACTTGTAGAGCAGTTGACTTCTTCTTACGACTGGCAGAGCCTTATAATAGGTTTTGGTGGCGGTTTAATTTTTCCAACTCAAGGCAGCAATGTTTGGGTTAGTTCAGGAAATTTGCATGTTTGGTATCCATTGCAAAAAACGCCGGCAACGGATTGGGAAAGGCGCATTGATTTTTTATACAACGAAGCGTCGTGCATCGTAGACGAAAGAAAAGCAAAACCTCTTTGGGATGAATATCAAAGCATTATCTTAGAGCAATGCCCATTGATATATCTGGTCCGCTCGCGCAGTTTTTATGCTATAAATAATCGTTGGGATTTAACAAATGTCTATTACGACAATATGGGAGGCGCACAGACGAGCCATGTCTTTTTAAGACAAAATTAAAGATGAGATTTTTCAATTCATTTGTTTTTGCACAAGTGAATTTTCACAAAAAAACACAAAGGGAGTATAATTGTTTTATGTTTAAGATTTTTATAACAATAGTAAAGATTTTTTTCTGGATGCTCGGAAAAAATTCTCTAAGGCGCAAGGGGTTAAAACTTGAAAAACAGGGAAAGGTGCAAGAATTGGATAGCCTAGTTCTAAAAGTTGTTCCTCTCTGGGCGCAGTATATCGCAAAGGTTACAGGAACAACTGTAGTTGTAAACGGTCTTGAAAAATTGCCGCAAGACCGTGCTGTTGTTTTTATCGCAAACCATCAGGGATATATGGATATACCAGCAATCTACGGTTATGTTCCAAAGTTTATCTCTTTTGTATCTAAAAAAGAAATAGGTTCAATTCCTCTTATTGGCGATTGGATGCGCTTTTTGCACTGTACTTTGATGGACAGAAAAAACGCACGCGCGTCTGTAAAAGCGATTCACGATGCGGCAGATAATGTAAAGCGAGGGTATTCTCAGGTAATATTCCCGGAAGGAACTCGCTCAAGAGGTGGCTTGCACAGAGAGTTCAAAGCTGGAAGTTTTAAACTTGCATTCTTGTCGCAATCTCCAATCGTTCCTTTAACAATAGAAGGCTCGTACAAGGTTTTTGAAGAAAAAAAGACCGTTTCAAAGGGCAACACTATAACAATCACGATTCATGACCCAATAGAAACAGCGGGATTGAGTCGGGATGAACAGAGTTTGCTTCCAGAAAAAATAGAAAACATAATCTGTGCTCAGTTAAAACCTTACGAAGATGAATACCGCCTTGCACATTCAGAAAAATAGCGAATCTAACGGAAAATAAAATTTGCGCGATTTTTTCAAAATTTTTTTTAAGCCAACTTTTTTTCTAAAATCAAAGTTTCCTCTTTTGTCTTTTATTGCTAGTAGAGTTTTTACAATGCTGATTCTGCTTTTTATGCTTGGCTGGGCGATGTTTGCCCTTATGGCACTAGCCCCTGGCGATATTGTCGATAAGATGATGAGCGAACAACTTTTGACAGCTTCATCTTCTGCAAAATCTTTGTCGTCCACAGATTCAAAAGCATTTAGCGACGAGCAACTTGCAAAGGTTAGGGCGGAACTGGATTTGGATAAACCTTTTACAGTTCAATATTTTAGATGGTTAAAAAGAGTTTTTATTGAGCACGATTTAGGAGTAAGCCTTATAAGTCGTGCACCAGTTGCTTTTTTAATAAAGAGCCGGCTGATAAATTCTTTAATCTTAAATTTGATTTCATTAGTTTTTATCACAGTTTTTTCGTTTTTGCTTGGCGTTTATTTTTCGAGCAAGGCAGGAGAAAAACTGGATATTGCAGTTACATTCTTCGCCTTGTTTTTTCACGCATTTCCAGGAATTTTACTTTTAATTCTTTTTCAAGTTTTTGCTTCTTTTACGGGGCTTTTTCCTGTAAAAGCATATCCAGATTTTCCAATAGAGCAGGCACCTTTAAAATTTGTTT is a window of Treponema pectinovorum DNA encoding:
- the argH gene encoding argininosuccinate lyase; this translates as MSKNEAHGAITHDNHAALWHGRFAEGPDAAAVEFETSIYVDERMAFDDIQGSKAHAKMLCNQKIISPKENEEIQQGLSSIESDLKSGKLLIDYSAEDIHSFIEATLTDRIGESGRKLHTGRSRNDQIALDERLYLRRAIPDLQKKIASVIKTLTNIAIQHKETLLTGYTHMQHAQPVTLCHHLCAWAWMLVRDWQRLSDSLKRISTSPLGSGALAGSGLNLDRKSVAKDLGFEGVTENSLDSVSDRDYCIEFTSDFSILQMHLSRMCEEIVYWSTTEFGFVELSEKWSTGSSIMPQKKNPDFAELIRGRTGRVYGSLFNLLTMMKGLPLSYNRDMQEDKAPLFEALDCVKANLTVFQEMVSTAKWNTQKMALSCEGGFANATDVADYLVTKGMPFRNAHSVAAQCVRLALDTKRSAIEELSLPELKSISPLFEEDLFKKITSHACMSARETTGGPSPIQTEKQCKKLLEFCEGKC
- the ilvB gene encoding biosynthetic-type acetolactate synthase large subunit; translated protein: MKINGSQIVIECLVEQGVDTVFGYPGGNILNIYDALYKNSNRIRHILTAHEQGASHAADGYARSTGKVGVCMATSGPGATNLVTGIATAYMDSSPIVAITCNVGTFLLGKDTFQEIDITGVTLPITKHNFMVKRIEDLASTIRQAFLIAKSGRPGPVLVDIPKDITAQECEFTPLHKGDDGAKDLVLHNVNFKRVMSVNVPSDEEIQKAADLINRCERPIIYAGGGIKISGAESELLELAQKACIPVAESLMGRDVFPATHPLCTWMVGMHGTRASNMAVTESDLVLALGARFSDRVIGKPEKFAEHSTIFHIDIDPAEINKNIPTGGQLVGDLKSILKRLLPLVEKKEHSSWLKKIEQWKGEIPNTYSVVKQNFVNPKFMLETVHKYVGDDTFITTEVGQHQMWTAQFYPFAKARTFITSGGLGTMGFGTGAAMGVQIANPNARVVHIAGDGSFRMNCNELCTIARYNLPIVIVLVDNSTLGNVRVWQKLFYEKRYSHTDLDFGPDWKKLADAYGVGYVKASSNAEFEDVFQKAFAQKKPYIVDTMVDKDEMILPMAIPGKPIDEQMMAWEN
- a CDS encoding amino acid ABC transporter ATP-binding protein, translated to MSIISVKNIKKSFSDGVEVLKGISFDVEEGQVLGIIGPSGSGKSTMLRCIDQLEKIDSGTITIAGRDLVKDGLYADKKTQRQILLDLGFVFQNFNLFPHYTVLKNIVDPQVTVLKIPKKQAEQNAVALISRMGLEGKEDFCPCNLSGGQQQRVSIARALALKPKVLLFDEPTSALDPELTGEILEVIRRLAKEKMTMIVVTHEMSFARDTSDSLIFMDEGLIVEQGNPRSLINSPQTARMKDFLRRFNEK
- a CDS encoding lysophospholipid acyltransferase family protein produces the protein MFKIFITIVKIFFWMLGKNSLRRKGLKLEKQGKVQELDSLVLKVVPLWAQYIAKVTGTTVVVNGLEKLPQDRAVVFIANHQGYMDIPAIYGYVPKFISFVSKKEIGSIPLIGDWMRFLHCTLMDRKNARASVKAIHDAADNVKRGYSQVIFPEGTRSRGGLHREFKAGSFKLAFLSQSPIVPLTIEGSYKVFEEKKTVSKGNTITITIHDPIETAGLSRDEQSLLPEKIENIICAQLKPYEDEYRLAHSEK
- a CDS encoding ABC transporter substrate-binding protein, with the translated sequence MKKMVGQSILVLAGALFIFFITSCKRHLEMTLEEIESYKASLSDNIISKTINKAYKGEPFVTGHSGGVWNDAITADPKSFNLLIAERDGSTSGILSYTVDSLVDYDYIKKQWIPRLASFEIKIDEKNDKLDLIYTLRDDIYWTFFNDLKPRVKLTSDDVIFWYDEIYGDEECASSAYNSRFMEMRDGTTGEITIEKIDERRFSFHFPRIVAEPLLATNMSFGPAFIYKKAKQEGGVKAVKALFSVATDLKTLPSCGRYFLTEYTPGQRLVYQKNPDFWERDEKNNSIVYPETMVCHIIGDNNTSYLLFKQEKLEDYSPTPEQLEELVRKSSNYEEKGYSVFAAAGSLGASFWTFNQNPKNKSSSYYEWFTKKQFRQAMSCILNRERIINQTYRGLAESKYTFFPEPNKFFNADIILRYRYNQEQAKRLLESAGFYQKSDGFLYDESGIKVEFDLTISSDNQILSDIALIIADECKKIGITVNIRQTDFQKLVEQLTSSYDWQSLIIGFGGGLIFPTQGSNVWVSSGNLHVWYPLQKTPATDWERRIDFLYNEASCIVDERKAKPLWDEYQSIILEQCPLIYLVRSRSFYAINNRWDLTNVYYDNMGGAQTSHVFLRQN
- a CDS encoding ABC transporter permease, with protein sequence MLILLFMLGWAMFALMALAPGDIVDKMMSEQLLTASSSAKSLSSTDSKAFSDEQLAKVRAELDLDKPFTVQYFRWLKRVFIEHDLGVSLISRAPVAFLIKSRLINSLILNLISLVFITVFSFLLGVYFSSKAGEKLDIAVTFFALFFHAFPGILLLILFQVFASFTGLFPVKAYPDFPIEQAPLKFVFSYGYHVFLPLLASFLGGVGGTLRTIRSTMLDQLGLPYIMALRARGISERKIFLSHAFRNTLNPYITGSANLLAGLFSGSLVLEIIFSYPGIGRLMYEAVMQQDVNLVLANSMFISALVLIGMLISDILLAVVDPRIRYGRE
- a CDS encoding amino acid ABC transporter substrate-binding protein produces the protein MKKIVCLLCASLAVLFIVGCSKKSAGDNSLQDLLARGEFVLGLDDSFPPLGFRSDSNEIIGFDIDLGKEVASRLGVKFRAQPINWDAKEQELATGNIDCIWNGLTITDARKKALSFTKPYLKNAQVVVVKKNSNIKNLKDLAQKTIGLQAGSSAADAVEDSVEFRKSIKSIVEFKDNITALNDLEIGGVDAVVMDLVVANYAISTFSKPFEVLKEGLLPEEYGIAFRKGDEKLTQKVQSILEEMANDKTVEKISTKWFGSDITVIAK
- a CDS encoding ATP-grasp domain-containing protein; its protein translation is MRILFYSTSSSVYDENLVSKTFPTYAQEFEDLAKKYAEYDFIIATQLPGMFLLDLSHDELAFKAKSVQYEIIKEDKEEEIADFLETLKPDLAIAVTFYTVPFDWLTAKDALVAEYLEKKGIKTICHNLQTALDCFDKWKTHNLLQRLNIKTPKAVYIHHELFINAANRTFVKSNVYKSAVLHEIEELNFPVIIKDTTGFSSYGTDVLENFEQVKNFLKSKKFTSDKIVEEFIKGAHLGTQIIGKPKGRKIVYEIEPPFLFSVNKYGITSPKQSEKAGPVNSKRYKIHKLNKILKHLSRACRFKGIAQVDLIFDGKDWFVIEINPRLSGMTTTYAHMQGKTVCETFLDSAQFLLKQSDGAKKTRTKRQKSKYYFTLNIKLSLADEYESKEFLKKSYIKKVYEIKNLAAQQLRERGYCELILTAKTKDELLENLEDLNNTYAQKMEKIFYENAKELIKKL
- a CDS encoding amino acid ABC transporter permease → MTQLIITMLQASIVSLEVFFLTLIFSIPLALPITFLRMSPLKIVSYTTNAFLLIVRGTPLMLQLIVVYFAPFYLFNFSWNRFTAAIIAISVNYACYFAEIYRGGLLAISKGQYEAAKVLGYSKSQTFFKIILPQVVKTITPSMGNEVITLVKDTALVSVIGVVELLRTAQTHSSRLFSTTPIFIAGIFYFVMNWAVTVFFIYIEKKLDYYK